One segment of Polyangiaceae bacterium DNA contains the following:
- a CDS encoding LysR family transcriptional regulator: MDRVRRMYTLWNWLPAFRAVGERTHLPTAAKDLGISPSALSRAVALLEEEVGEPMFDRVGRRLELNERGRTFLRSVRSAMRLIDEGIDDVRAESLRGGVHIAAREAFSWLALDAAELLAAEHPDLVLHVASVGAANAAPQLRAGQLDIALVSTPASDEDLVAEQLLENEFGVYCSEAHPLAQHGSVSLEQLAEHGFIGPTTRTRDLWPPGVPRKITLRVECIHDAVQASKTGKYLLFLPHWAGRRAQLVQLEAPIAERAPVYMMFRRPLAAHPRTDTVLAALRKAAQAARARAE, translated from the coding sequence ATGGATCGCGTTCGCCGTATGTACACGCTCTGGAACTGGCTGCCCGCGTTCAGGGCCGTCGGGGAGCGCACCCATCTGCCCACCGCGGCGAAGGACCTGGGGATCAGCCCGTCCGCGCTTTCGCGCGCCGTCGCGCTGCTGGAAGAGGAAGTGGGCGAACCCATGTTCGACCGTGTCGGGCGCCGCTTGGAGCTCAACGAGCGCGGGCGCACCTTCCTACGCTCGGTTCGAAGCGCAATGCGCCTGATCGACGAAGGCATCGACGACGTGCGCGCCGAGTCGCTGCGCGGCGGCGTGCACATCGCGGCACGCGAGGCCTTTTCCTGGTTGGCCCTGGACGCGGCTGAGCTCTTGGCCGCCGAGCACCCGGACCTGGTGCTGCACGTAGCCAGCGTGGGCGCCGCCAATGCCGCGCCGCAGCTGCGCGCGGGGCAACTGGACATCGCGCTCGTGTCCACTCCCGCCAGCGACGAAGATCTGGTCGCAGAGCAGCTGCTCGAGAACGAGTTTGGCGTGTACTGCAGCGAAGCACACCCCTTGGCGCAACACGGGAGCGTCAGCCTCGAACAGCTCGCCGAGCATGGGTTCATCGGTCCCACGACGCGAACGCGGGATCTCTGGCCTCCCGGGGTTCCGCGCAAGATCACTCTGCGGGTCGAGTGCATCCACGATGCCGTGCAAGCCAGCAAGACGGGAAAGTACCTGCTGTTCTTGCCCCATTGGGCCGGTCGACGCGCCCAGCTCGTGCAGCTCGAAGCACCCATCGCCGAGCGAGCTCCCGTGTACATGATGTTTCGACGACCCCTCGCCGCCCATCCGCGCACGGACACGGTGCTGGCCGCCCTGCGCAAAGCCGCTCAGGCGGCGCGGGCGCGCGCCGAATGA